The Flexibacter flexilis DSM 6793 DNA segment CCGAATATTTGCGGCGCAAACCCCGAAAGACCCCGATTAAACCCAAACCAATAGCCGAAAGCACACCGACACTCCAAAACAAACCCACCACAATAAAAGAGCAGATACAAGGCTTCATGCAAAAACAGGCCGCCCGAAGCATAAAAAACTCCACTAAAGCCAATTATGCTATTTATGCAAAAAAAATAATTAGCCTTATCGGGGATTTGCCAGTTCAGGAAATCACAGTAAAGACGCTTGAAAACCTATATTACAGCCTTTCCACTGAAAAAAGTAACTTGTATGCTATTGGGGTTATAACGATGCTCAAGGCGGCAATTAGGCCGCTTTTGATTGATTTTAAAATTCCTGAACCTAACAGGCAAAAGCCGCTTACGTTCTTAGAGCAATCCGAACTTGAAAAGATAGCGGCCAGCCGCGAGGCCTTGCCCGAACACTTACACCCCGCCTGTGATTATTTTCTTTTTCTTTGCGAAACAGGTTTGTCTTTGATTGACTTTGAAAATTTCAAAGAAAGACACAAAATCATAAACCACGACGGCATTTTGTTTTTGGAAGGGACACGACACAAGACGGGGAAAACATACTTTGTGCCACTTTCAGAGCGTGCCCAAGCCATCGGGGAGGCTTACCAATGGCAATTTGAGTTTTCCAACAGGGTAACATTAAGAAATCACATTCGGGCAATAGCTCAATTTTGCGGTATTGAAAAAAGAATCACACCGCACAAGGCAAGGCACACTGTTGTAATGAATATTTTAGACCAAACGGGAGATATAACATTGGCAGCCGCTACCATTGGCGACGATGTAGCGACTGTTTCCAAGCATTACGGCCAATTACGTGTAAGTGGTTATGCTAAAATGTGGGAAAAATACAAGAAAAATAAGTAAGCAAAAGACGAACAAAAAGGGCTCTTAACGGCTCTTAACGGCCTTTTTTTGGCTCTTAATGGCTCATTTTT contains these protein-coding regions:
- a CDS encoding site-specific integrase; its protein translation is MKVLFWFRDNQTDKAKKGVIMATVQVANSDGQTVSSDFASTYKVHRKDYHEGGCEKEKRALIMELEAIQIFLNGQTGREVTAPEIKAEYLRRKPRKTPIKPKPIAESTPTLQNKPTTIKEQIQGFMQKQAARSIKNSTKANYAIYAKKIISLIGDLPVQEITVKTLENLYYSLSTEKSNLYAIGVITMLKAAIRPLLIDFKIPEPNRQKPLTFLEQSELEKIAASREALPEHLHPACDYFLFLCETGLSLIDFENFKERHKIINHDGILFLEGTRHKTGKTYFVPLSERAQAIGEAYQWQFEFSNRVTLRNHIRAIAQFCGIEKRITPHKARHTVVMNILDQTGDITLAAATIGDDVATVSKHYGQLRVSGYAKMWEKYKKNK